A stretch of the Agromyces larvae genome encodes the following:
- a CDS encoding NAD(P)/FAD-dependent oxidoreductase — protein sequence MRVIVIGAGAVGAASALALAEAGADVVVVDRSGVAAETSSRCEGNILVSDKGPGAEAELAIVANRAWRRLATRLDADRAPGQPATEFEAKGGVVVAFEGGTEALDAFAASQRGIGIRAEPLETDELRALEPHLSPAAARGIHYPDDAQVQPSLATQAMLARARRLGAELRLTEVVGPVHAGSRDGRRLAGILTPEGSITADAVVNCAGPWAGEVAARLGARLDIRPRRGVILVTTPMPQRVFHKVYDADYVGAVGSSDAALQTSTVVESTPAGTVLIGSSRERVGFSRAGTLAPIVEIAGKATRLFPFLADTMLLRSYIGFRPYAPDHLPVIGADGDVPGLFHAAGHEGAGIGLAPTTGDLVAHAVLGTAAPTDPAPFLPTRASLRAAA from the coding sequence GTGCGCGTCATCGTCATCGGAGCCGGAGCCGTCGGCGCCGCGAGCGCACTCGCGCTCGCCGAGGCCGGAGCCGACGTCGTCGTCGTCGACCGTTCGGGCGTCGCGGCCGAGACCTCCAGCCGGTGCGAGGGCAACATCCTCGTCTCCGACAAGGGGCCGGGCGCCGAAGCCGAACTCGCGATCGTCGCGAACCGTGCGTGGCGCCGCCTCGCGACACGGCTCGACGCCGACCGCGCACCGGGTCAGCCGGCCACCGAGTTCGAGGCGAAGGGCGGGGTGGTCGTCGCCTTCGAGGGCGGCACCGAGGCGCTCGACGCGTTCGCCGCATCGCAGCGCGGCATCGGCATCCGGGCCGAGCCGCTCGAGACCGACGAACTGCGCGCCCTCGAACCGCACCTGAGCCCGGCCGCAGCCCGCGGCATCCACTACCCCGACGACGCGCAGGTGCAGCCGAGCCTGGCCACCCAGGCGATGCTCGCCCGCGCCCGGCGGCTCGGTGCCGAGCTGCGGCTCACCGAGGTGGTCGGACCCGTGCACGCCGGCTCGCGCGACGGCCGCCGGCTCGCCGGCATCCTGACGCCCGAGGGGTCGATCACGGCCGACGCGGTGGTGAACTGCGCCGGGCCCTGGGCCGGCGAGGTGGCGGCGCGGCTCGGCGCGCGGCTCGACATCCGCCCGCGTCGCGGGGTGATCCTCGTCACCACCCCCATGCCCCAGCGGGTGTTCCACAAGGTCTACGACGCCGACTACGTCGGCGCCGTCGGGTCGTCGGATGCCGCGCTGCAGACCTCCACGGTCGTGGAGTCCACGCCCGCCGGCACGGTGCTCATCGGTTCGAGCCGCGAACGCGTCGGCTTCTCCCGAGCGGGCACGCTCGCGCCGATCGTCGAGATCGCCGGGAAGGCGACCCGGCTGTTCCCGTTCCTCGCCGACACGATGCTGCTGCGCAGCTACATCGGGTTCCGCCCCTACGCGCCCGATCACCTGCCCGTGATCGGGGCCGACGGCGACGTGCCCGGGCTCTTCCATGCGGCGGGGCACGAGGGCGCCGGCATCGGACTCGCGCCGACCACGGGCGACCTCGTCGCGCACGCGGTGCTCGGCACGGCGGCGCCGACCGACCCCGCGCCGTTCCTGCCCACCCGGGCGAGCCTGCGGGCGGCGGCATGA
- a CDS encoding GntR family transcriptional regulator — translation MSAPMQVVESVSLREQVERALSSRIVSGEFRPGTVLTVPTLATEFGVSATPVREAMLNLARRGFLSPLRNRGFRVTEVSEDELRQLGEVRMLLEVPPMRTLAGRVPEALAERLLALADDIVAAGREQRFQDYLEADTEFHLALLEQTGNAFLVQLVRDLRQQTRLIGLVRISDGDGLTESALEHAELVRLLVAGDADGAEALMRRHIGHVSGVWSGHDET, via the coding sequence TTGAGCGCACCGATGCAGGTCGTCGAGAGCGTGAGCCTGCGCGAGCAGGTCGAACGCGCGCTGAGCTCTCGGATCGTGTCGGGGGAGTTCCGCCCGGGCACGGTGCTCACCGTGCCGACGCTCGCGACCGAGTTCGGGGTGAGCGCGACGCCCGTGCGCGAGGCGATGCTGAACCTCGCCCGGCGGGGGTTCCTGAGTCCGCTCCGCAACCGCGGGTTCCGGGTCACCGAGGTGTCCGAGGACGAGCTGCGTCAGCTCGGCGAGGTGCGCATGCTGCTCGAGGTCCCGCCGATGCGCACGCTCGCCGGCCGCGTCCCCGAGGCGCTGGCCGAGCGGCTGCTCGCGCTCGCCGACGACATCGTGGCCGCCGGCCGCGAGCAGCGATTCCAGGACTACCTCGAGGCCGACACCGAGTTCCACCTCGCGCTGCTCGAGCAGACGGGCAACGCGTTCCTCGTCCAGCTCGTGCGCGACCTGCGGCAGCAGACCCGGCTCATCGGCCTGGTGCGGATCTCCGACGGCGACGGGCTCACCGAGTCGGCGCTCGAACACGCCGAGCTGGTGCGGCTGCTCGTCGCGGGCGATGCCGACGGCGCCGAGGCGCTGATGCGGCGGCACATCGGCCACGTGTCGGGCGTGTGGAGCGGGCACGACGAGACCTGA
- a CDS encoding glutamate--cysteine ligase, translated as MIEFARSERSTLGVEWELAIVDRETGDLASIADVVLAELAGDDGAPHPQITGELLTNTVELVSGVHRRVADAVDDLLGQVDEVRAVLDRLGAYELVCSGSHPFGQWFDQHLTDQPRYHELIERTRWWGRNMMIWGIHVHVGIEDRDKALPILGGLLAYIPHLQALSASSPFWAGVETGYASNRALMFQQLPTAGLPYPLADWPAFERYVEDLVHTGVIVDHTEVRWDIRPSPQWGTIEVRVCDGVSSAVEIGAIAALVQCLVESLSERLDAGEELPVLQPWFVRENKWRAARYGLDAEIITDVAGTERLVTDDLSDLLTQLVPVAERLGCPVELQQVRRILDAGASYRRQLRVAEASDGDLAEVVAHLAREFRSGAPEPD; from the coding sequence ATGATCGAGTTCGCACGATCGGAACGATCGACGCTCGGCGTCGAGTGGGAACTCGCGATCGTCGACCGCGAGACCGGCGACCTCGCGTCGATCGCCGATGTCGTGCTGGCCGAGCTCGCCGGCGACGACGGCGCCCCGCACCCGCAGATCACCGGCGAGCTGCTCACGAACACCGTCGAACTCGTCTCGGGCGTGCACCGCCGGGTCGCCGACGCGGTCGACGACCTGCTCGGGCAGGTGGACGAGGTGCGCGCCGTGCTCGACCGGCTCGGTGCGTACGAGCTCGTGTGCAGCGGCTCGCACCCGTTCGGCCAGTGGTTCGACCAGCACCTCACCGACCAGCCCAGATACCACGAGCTCATCGAGCGCACCCGCTGGTGGGGCCGCAACATGATGATCTGGGGCATCCACGTGCACGTCGGCATCGAGGATCGCGACAAGGCGCTGCCGATCCTCGGCGGCTTGCTCGCGTACATCCCGCACCTGCAGGCGCTCAGCGCGTCGAGCCCGTTCTGGGCGGGCGTCGAGACCGGGTACGCCTCGAACCGCGCGCTGATGTTCCAGCAGCTGCCCACCGCGGGGCTGCCGTACCCGCTCGCCGACTGGCCGGCGTTCGAGCGGTACGTCGAGGACCTGGTGCACACGGGCGTGATCGTCGATCACACCGAGGTGCGGTGGGACATCCGACCGTCGCCGCAGTGGGGCACGATCGAGGTGCGCGTCTGCGACGGCGTGTCGTCGGCCGTCGAGATCGGGGCGATCGCCGCACTCGTGCAGTGCCTCGTCGAGTCGCTGAGCGAACGGCTCGACGCCGGCGAGGAGCTGCCGGTGCTCCAGCCCTGGTTCGTGCGCGAGAACAAGTGGCGTGCGGCCCGGTACGGACTGGACGCCGAGATCATCACGGATGTCGCGGGCACCGAGCGGCTCGTCACCGACGACCTGTCCGACCTGCTCACGCAGCTCGTGCCGGTGGCCGAACGCCTCGGCTGCCCCGTCGAGCTGCAGCAGGTGCGTCGGATCCTCGACGCGGGTGCGAGCTACCGACGCCAGCTGCGGGTCGCCGAGGCATCCGATGGCGACCTCGCCGAGGTGGTCGCCCACCTCGCCCGGGAGTTCCGCTCGGGCGCGCCCGAGCCCGACTGA
- a CDS encoding GH1 family beta-glucosidase yields MTTGSPDYRDSGLEFGPDFLFGTATASYQIEGAATEDGRGPSIWDTFSHTPGKVWNGDTGDVADDHYHRWEADLDLMVELGLEAYRFSIAWPRIQPTGRGPANEAGLAFYERLVDGLIARGIRPIATLYHWDLPQALEDEGGWTNRETAYAFAEYARLVGERLGDRIEVWTTLNEPWCSAYLGYGSGAHAPGQMDGAKALAAVHHLNLAHGLAVAALREVVPGDPKFSITLNLHVIRPSGETGAEAARRIDGLANRVFLGPLLDGEYPADVIDDTKGVTDWSFVQPGDTDLIRQPLDLLGVNYYSTVTVRMWDGSSPRVNADGHKDMGGTAWPGADGVEFLEQPGPYTAMGWNIDPSGLEDLLVALHEAYPNLPLMVTENGAAYDDVVTEGPDGRPVVQDDDRLDYLRRHFTAAHRAIERGVDLRGYQVWSFLDNFEWGYGYSKRFGIVRVDYDTLERLPKASAHWYAELIRTRRIPA; encoded by the coding sequence ATGACGACGGGTTCCCCCGACTACCGCGACTCGGGCCTCGAGTTCGGCCCCGACTTCCTCTTCGGCACAGCGACCGCGTCGTACCAGATCGAGGGCGCCGCGACCGAGGACGGCCGCGGCCCGAGCATCTGGGACACCTTCAGCCACACGCCCGGCAAGGTGTGGAACGGCGACACCGGCGACGTGGCCGACGACCACTACCACCGGTGGGAGGCCGACCTCGACCTCATGGTCGAACTCGGACTCGAGGCGTACCGCTTCTCGATCGCGTGGCCGCGGATCCAGCCGACCGGGCGGGGCCCGGCGAACGAGGCGGGTCTCGCGTTCTACGAACGCCTCGTCGACGGGCTCATCGCCCGAGGCATCCGCCCGATCGCGACCCTCTACCACTGGGATCTGCCCCAGGCCCTCGAGGACGAGGGCGGGTGGACCAACCGCGAGACCGCCTACGCGTTCGCCGAGTACGCCCGGCTCGTCGGCGAGCGGCTCGGCGACCGCATCGAGGTGTGGACGACGCTCAACGAGCCGTGGTGCAGCGCCTACCTCGGCTACGGCTCGGGCGCGCACGCGCCCGGTCAGATGGACGGCGCGAAGGCGCTCGCCGCCGTGCACCACCTGAACCTCGCCCACGGGCTCGCGGTCGCGGCGCTGCGCGAGGTCGTGCCGGGCGACCCGAAGTTCTCGATCACGCTGAACCTGCACGTCATCCGCCCCTCGGGCGAGACCGGCGCCGAGGCCGCGCGACGCATCGACGGCCTGGCCAACCGGGTGTTCCTGGGGCCGCTGCTCGACGGCGAATACCCCGCCGACGTCATCGACGACACCAAGGGCGTCACCGACTGGTCGTTCGTGCAGCCCGGCGACACCGACCTGATCCGTCAGCCCCTCGACCTGCTCGGCGTGAACTACTACTCGACCGTGACGGTGCGCATGTGGGACGGTTCGTCGCCGCGGGTCAACGCCGACGGGCACAAGGACATGGGCGGCACCGCCTGGCCCGGCGCCGACGGCGTCGAGTTCCTCGAGCAGCCCGGCCCGTACACCGCGATGGGCTGGAACATCGACCCGTCGGGTCTCGAAGACCTGCTCGTCGCGCTGCACGAGGCGTACCCGAACCTGCCGCTGATGGTCACCGAGAACGGTGCGGCCTACGACGACGTCGTGACCGAGGGCCCCGACGGGCGCCCCGTCGTGCAGGACGACGACCGCCTCGACTACCTGCGCCGGCACTTCACGGCGGCCCACCGCGCGATCGAGCGCGGGGTCGACCTGCGCGGGTACCAGGTGTGGTCGTTCCTCGACAACTTCGAGTGGGGCTACGGCTACTCCAAGCGCTTCGGCATCGTCCGCGTCGACTACGACACCCTGGAGCGGCTGCCCAAGGCGAGCGCGCACTGGTACGCGGAGCTCATCCGCACCCGGCGCATCCCGGCCTGA
- a CDS encoding lipid II:glycine glycyltransferase FemX produces the protein MSATSTAMAIGWDERVLTEQSVPHFMQSSTWQRLRSDGPWHSHRLASIDGHDLPMLAYERDVPGYGTLRHLPRVSGIEPDDVPRFSERVRTHRGEAFATKVEVHQPYDHALVAAFEANGWQRSRASQYRHAVIVETGMSEVEILSRMKKRARSEIRVAERNGVIAGRVRMNRENRERMLALVAETADRSGAFFRSADYLERVWTAFAADGRGWLHFAWHDGRVVAGAFVVAYGPNAWYKDGGSLRDRPQLMASRYLQWDVIRELSAAGIRRYDLGHVPPPDEPEAPGQGVLTFKSAFAREVTVYMPALMLPHDARAEEFRRGESAFVEAHRRRTGDYWY, from the coding sequence ATGTCGGCGACGAGCACCGCGATGGCGATCGGATGGGACGAACGCGTGCTCACCGAGCAGTCCGTTCCGCACTTCATGCAGTCGAGCACGTGGCAGCGGCTGCGATCCGACGGCCCGTGGCATTCGCACCGGCTGGCGTCGATCGACGGACACGACCTGCCGATGCTCGCGTACGAGCGCGACGTGCCCGGCTACGGCACCCTGCGGCACCTGCCGAGGGTGAGCGGCATCGAGCCCGACGACGTGCCGCGGTTCAGCGAGCGGGTGCGCACCCACCGCGGCGAGGCGTTCGCGACGAAGGTCGAGGTGCACCAGCCGTACGACCATGCGCTCGTCGCCGCGTTCGAAGCGAACGGGTGGCAGCGCTCGCGGGCCTCGCAGTACCGGCACGCGGTGATCGTGGAGACCGGCATGAGCGAGGTCGAGATCCTGTCGCGCATGAAGAAGCGGGCGCGCAGCGAGATCAGGGTCGCCGAGCGCAACGGCGTCATCGCCGGGCGGGTGCGGATGAACCGCGAGAACCGGGAGCGGATGCTCGCCCTCGTCGCGGAGACGGCGGATCGGTCGGGCGCGTTCTTCCGGTCGGCCGACTACCTCGAGCGGGTGTGGACGGCGTTCGCCGCCGACGGTCGCGGCTGGCTGCACTTCGCGTGGCACGACGGCCGGGTGGTCGCCGGCGCCTTCGTCGTCGCGTATGGGCCGAACGCCTGGTACAAGGACGGCGGCTCGCTGCGCGATCGCCCGCAGCTGATGGCGTCGCGCTACCTGCAGTGGGATGTGATCCGCGAGCTGTCGGCCGCGGGAATCCGACGGTACGACCTCGGCCACGTGCCGCCGCCCGACGAGCCCGAGGCGCCGGGTCAGGGCGTGCTCACCTTCAAGAGCGCGTTCGCGCGCGAGGTCACGGTGTACATGCCCGCGCTGATGCTGCCCCACGATGCGAGGGCCGAGGAGTTCCGTCGCGGCGAGAGCGCCTTCGTCGAGGCGCACCGCCGCCGCACCGGCGACTACTGGTACTGA
- a CDS encoding spermidine synthase: MAEPSLELHGREVRATLVPERGTNGGYSLVIDGTTQSHVNPLDPLDLQLEYVRLAAGIIDGCLDPRRPVRVLHLGGGALTLPRYIGVMRPGSTQHVVELHQDLLDFVLDALPLPDGVELTIEFGDAREAVERAARAGGGYDVAIVDVFSGAVAPRHLSTLEFLEQLDLLLAPDALVIVNTLATRDLVFSREVAATLAEFRPNVIALAFPGVIEGTSLGNVMLAASAASLDGERARAAGDHGPRPIALLEGDALDAFIAGAPVRHDSDPAG; encoded by the coding sequence ATGGCGGAGCCGAGCCTCGAACTCCATGGCCGCGAGGTGCGCGCCACACTCGTTCCCGAGCGGGGCACCAACGGCGGGTACTCGCTGGTCATCGACGGCACGACCCAGTCGCATGTGAATCCGCTCGACCCGCTCGATCTGCAGCTCGAGTACGTGCGCCTCGCGGCCGGCATCATCGACGGATGCCTCGACCCGCGCCGTCCCGTGCGCGTGCTCCACCTCGGCGGCGGCGCGCTCACCCTGCCGCGCTACATCGGCGTGATGCGCCCGGGTTCGACGCAGCACGTCGTCGAACTGCATCAGGATCTGCTCGACTTTGTGCTCGACGCGCTGCCGCTGCCCGACGGCGTCGAGCTCACGATCGAGTTCGGCGACGCCCGCGAGGCGGTCGAGCGGGCCGCGCGCGCCGGCGGCGGCTACGACGTCGCCATCGTCGACGTGTTCTCGGGCGCCGTCGCGCCGCGCCACCTCTCGACGCTCGAGTTCCTCGAGCAGCTCGACCTGCTGCTGGCCCCCGACGCGCTCGTGATCGTGAACACCCTCGCGACGCGCGACCTCGTGTTCAGCCGCGAGGTCGCGGCCACGCTCGCCGAGTTCCGGCCGAACGTGATCGCGCTCGCGTTCCCCGGGGTCATCGAGGGCACGAGCCTCGGCAACGTGATGCTCGCCGCGTCGGCGGCGTCCCTCGACGGCGAACGTGCGCGGGCGGCGGGCGACCACGGCCCCCGCCCCATCGCCCTGCTCGAGGGCGATGCGCTCGACGCGTTCATCGCCGGCGCACCGGTACGGCACGACTCCGACCCGGCGGGGTGA
- a CDS encoding DUF305 domain-containing protein — MTRGRLVRTGRGGALALTLAAVLVAGLTGCDSPAPSVSPAPSVSPGASAPPEATASPDDAAFVAMMAEHHDQAVALAELAEGRAGDPALAELAATIAVTQRAEAATLRAWLERRGIDAQAAAGGHDAEPMPGALSAATLDRAETLDGDAFDRLFVDAMVRHHEGAIEMAEERLAASGDPAVARLARQIATAQALEIDRLREFAG, encoded by the coding sequence ATGACTCGGGGCCGCCTCGTGCGGACCGGGCGGGGCGGGGCCCTCGCCCTCACCCTCGCCGCCGTGCTCGTGGCCGGCCTCACGGGATGCGACTCGCCGGCGCCATCCGTCTCGCCGGCGCCATCCGTCTCGCCCGGAGCATCCGCACCGCCCGAAGCGACCGCATCGCCCGACGACGCCGCGTTCGTGGCGATGATGGCCGAGCATCACGACCAGGCGGTGGCGCTCGCCGAGCTGGCCGAGGGGCGCGCAGGCGACCCGGCGCTGGCCGAGCTGGCCGCCACGATCGCGGTGACCCAGCGCGCCGAGGCCGCCACGCTGCGCGCGTGGCTCGAGCGCCGCGGCATCGATGCGCAGGCGGCCGCGGGCGGCCACGACGCCGAGCCGATGCCGGGTGCGCTCAGCGCCGCGACCCTCGACCGGGCCGAGACGCTCGACGGCGACGCGTTCGACCGGCTGTTCGTCGACGCAATGGTCCGGCACCACGAGGGCGCGATCGAGATGGCCGAGGAACGTCTCGCCGCCTCCGGCGACCCGGCGGTCGCCCGCCTCGCCCGGCAGATCGCGACCGCCCAGGCGCTCGAGATCGACCGGCTGCGCGAGTTCGCGGGCTGA